A DNA window from Actinomadura coerulea contains the following coding sequences:
- a CDS encoding McrC family protein yields MMDIAIIEHGAALSLPLSSALGRAVAASRAVEAVLDPETPGRWWLKAAGKVGVATVTAPGGETLTVRITPKVPIRRLLFLLGYALDAKGWRDDDASLDAEPELLPALAHLFERQADRALRQGLLQGYRTTEETSLVMRGRLREADQIRRHHGEFPAVEIVHDEYTTDIAENRLLRTATDRLLRLPRVPKDLRGRLLRLHVRLADVTPIGRGHEPPTWRPTRLNVRYQPAVRLAELVLRGASVEHRPGDITVSGFLLDMAGVFEDFVTVALREALSTSSGYSMLQASHYLDEGHAIRIVPDFVHYTDDGTPHAVADAKYKAEKPAGFPDADLYQMLAYCTALRLADGHLIYAKGNAPHAAHRVRHTGITIHQHTLDLDQPPTTLLADVRALAGCFLPRTSRPEQRPVLSGNR; encoded by the coding sequence ATGATGGACATCGCGATCATCGAGCATGGAGCGGCGCTGTCGCTGCCTTTGTCCTCAGCGCTCGGCCGGGCCGTGGCCGCCTCACGCGCGGTCGAGGCCGTGCTGGACCCGGAAACACCCGGACGATGGTGGCTGAAGGCCGCAGGCAAGGTCGGAGTCGCGACCGTGACCGCACCTGGCGGGGAGACCCTCACCGTTCGGATCACGCCGAAAGTGCCGATCCGCCGGTTGCTCTTCCTGCTCGGCTACGCACTCGACGCCAAGGGCTGGCGGGACGACGACGCCTCCCTCGATGCGGAACCCGAACTCCTGCCCGCGCTCGCACACCTTTTCGAGCGGCAGGCCGACCGGGCCCTCCGCCAAGGGCTACTTCAGGGATATCGCACCACCGAGGAGACGTCCCTGGTCATGCGCGGGCGACTGCGAGAGGCCGACCAGATCCGCCGACACCACGGCGAATTCCCCGCCGTCGAGATCGTCCACGACGAGTACACGACGGACATCGCCGAGAACCGGCTCCTGCGGACCGCCACCGACCGGCTCCTCCGCCTGCCGCGCGTTCCCAAAGACCTGCGCGGCCGGCTCCTGCGGCTGCATGTCCGGCTGGCCGACGTAACCCCGATCGGACGGGGCCACGAGCCGCCGACGTGGCGGCCCACGCGGTTAAACGTCCGGTATCAGCCCGCCGTGCGCCTCGCCGAACTCGTCCTGCGCGGGGCCTCCGTCGAGCACCGGCCCGGAGACATCACCGTCAGCGGCTTTCTGCTCGATATGGCGGGCGTCTTCGAGGACTTCGTCACGGTAGCCCTGCGCGAAGCGCTTAGCACGAGCAGCGGCTACTCCATGCTCCAAGCCTCCCACTACCTGGACGAGGGCCACGCGATCCGCATCGTGCCCGACTTCGTCCACTACACCGATGACGGCACCCCGCACGCCGTCGCCGACGCCAAGTACAAGGCCGAGAAACCCGCGGGCTTCCCCGACGCAGACCTATATCAGATGCTCGCCTACTGCACCGCCCTCCGCCTCGCGGACGGCCATCTCATCTACGCGAAAGGCAACGCCCCGCACGCCGCCCACCGCGTCCGGCACACCGGCATCACCATCCACCAGCACACCCTCGACCTGGACCAACCGCCAACCACCCTGCTCGCCGACGTCCGTGCCCTCGCCGGATGCTTCCTGCCACGAACCTCCCGACCGGAGCAGAGGCCCGTCCTCTCTGGGAACCGTTGA